In Nyctibius grandis isolate bNycGra1 chromosome 13, bNycGra1.pri, whole genome shotgun sequence, the sequence CATCTGAGAGAAATCCAGGTTGTGCACTCAAGACCACTCTGGGAGACAGAGCAAAGTAAGGCAGGAGGGGAAGTTTGAGCAGTTCGCTTCAGAAGTGCACTGTAAATCCAAACTAGCACTCTAATACAGGTCCACCCCAATTTATTGATGTTAAGTCATAATAAAGAACTCTGCACTGTTGAGATGTTTTACCCATAGATCACAAAGAATTTTACAAATATGGCTGAAGATGCATATCGCTGTTTGAGGTGATCGCCTGCTGGTTCTCTTGACTACCTTAGGGACTGAGAAGGGCACCCCTTTAAACAGCAGTTGGCTCTTACCCAGGGTTTCAAAGTCAGTCACCATCAGAGCAAAGGCCAGTGTGGATCTGGCCcataatgctttttcttttttactacaCCATACTACAAACCTGAGCTTTCTTTCAGTTTAGCATGCTTTCCTATGTGTTTACCGATTTTTAACATTTGggataagaaaataaatcaatcaaAAATCTGCCTGGTTGATTGTGGTATGAAGATATGTGGCTTTGCTTGCTTGCTGTAGATGCAAGTACCTGACAGAGGGAGCACTCAGTCACAAGTCAAAGAACAAGTCACCAAGATCAAAACCATCCTCACAGTCAATTCTCGCACCAACTCTGCTCATTCCTGTCCTGCCCAGTCCAGGAATTCCAGCTAGGGatctgtgtttgtgcttgggaacATGAGCAATCGCTTTGAGCATACACTGGAAAGTTCAGCTGTTGTGGCTTCTTCTCCAAcagtttgatttctttattgtatattttaaaaaatgaggaaCTCCTGATGAAATCTCTTTCACAGACAGGGCAAGGCATGGCACCTCTTTCCAGGATCCCAGTAGTAGTGACTTGATTGCAAAGGCTCAGTTTCTGTCCTCCTTCATCCCAGACGGACTAAACGCTCTCCTCTTCTTTTGTGATACTATAATCTGTTAGCAGTGTAACACTGATTTCTGAGCCATGCGTGCTGCCCGTGACTGACAGGGCTCTGGTAGGCGTATTACTGTGGGTAGCACTGGGAGGCTTTGTGTGGAATTTTGCCTTGCAGCACGagacttgctttttaaaatgttgccgGAAACTTTTACTCAGCCAATAAAGAGCAAAAGGATTGATGCAGGAATTGCTGAAGGCCAAGGCACGGGAAAAAATAGTAGCTATCAGATGAAAGGTGGAAGCATCTACAGAAGCATGGTATGTAAAAGAGCGGTATAGGTAGAGGATGTGGTTAGGCAGCCAGCAAAAGGCAAACAAAGCAACAAGCACCAGCACTGTTTTTGCAACTCTCTTGCGGGATTCAATCTACGAGAAAATAATGCATATCTGGTATTAATAACAATTACTAATACATGTTTATGTAGTTGGTGCTGATTTTCAAAAGGGTCTAAAAGTCTAAATGCTTTAGTgaccaaaaaagcaaaatgaaaaaaaaacaaaaccaagaaaccaacagaaaaataaatctgtttcataatttttttaacaaagtatTTCCAGTGCAGAGCACATTTCCTTTCCATTATAAATCATATGGCAATCTCATCTAGACTAGGATTTAAAAGTACAATAGTTAATGTGTCAGCTCACATGGATGAGGTCCCAGTGTTTACAATTCAACATTTTAACTCCTGAGTTTAATAGGGTcataataaagcaaaacaaaccccaacccTCTTTAGGAAAGCATGAACAGTCACAATTAAGTAAATGAGTCATGAGCATGTGCTTAAGTGCATAGCTGAATTTGAATTGCTAATATGGGCTGAGTTTGTGGCACTTTTTACTCTATTATCAGGTAAAGGTTTTGCACTCAAGAATTCAGACTTAATTAGCATGATAGATTTTGGAGAATTGGACACTTTAGTGCTTGATCTTAGCTTACCTGCTTACGGGCATGACCATGTTCTTCTGCTGGCATGTTGGATGTACTTTTATATAAAGTTCTGGCGATAAGAAAATAGTAGACAGAAATGACAGCTAAGGGGACAATATAGAACACTAAGAAGCAAACCAGGGAGTGAGCTTCCTGCAGGATCTTCTCAGATACAGGATAGGGGGCGCATGCCtcaaaagttacatttttctcaGGATTGCTGAAAGAATACAGATCTGAAAAAACAGCCTCTGGGATAGCAAGTATCATGGAGACGATCCAAACACAGCCAGCTTTACAGCAGGTCTTCAGGAGCGCATCTGAAGTCTGCAGTTCCAAGGGCTTAACGATGGCTCTATACCTAAAACCAACCAACATCATTGtcagaataaatacagaaataatgcaAGCACTGACAATGCAAACTTCTTCAGGATAAAGCCATCTCTGTTCTCACTAAACTAAGGGTGGTAGAATAatcttggaaattaaaacagatgtaATTACTCTTTGTAATTAAGATGGAAATgtacaatttaattttaagcatgtattttaatgaattgGCTGGCAGGACTTGTCCTTAAAGCCTTCCTGAGGAAAGATGACTTCTGCTGTTTGGATTAGGATCAATAAGGGGAATAATCTCACCTATTTTTATGGCACTGTCTAGAAAGGTAAACATGGGGATTAGTATGCAAAACTGGGAAAGGTATGAAACAGgttaattattttatgaaacCAAGCATGTACACCCCTCCTTTCTTCCATGTTCTTAAGATCCCAGCTGAGTGCAGTGATCTGACTCAAAATAATGCTCCAGTATTCATTCATATTTACAAAACAGGAGCTAACACTGCTGTTGATTCATGGTTGTGATTCTGCAGCATGTGGCCTGAGTCAGacatgagaaaaatctgtgtaaaTATATAGATGTGTGAAAATCTGCATGGAGATGGGACATGGAAAAAGGACCAACTGCCACGAAGGTGGATGAGGCACAGGAAACAACACACCTTGCTCCCAAAATATCAGGGACCCTCAGTGATGCAGACAGAAGAGACCCATCCAGGGGGGGCTCAAGACTGGCATGAAAGGAAAGGCAGTGAAGAAGGATACAAAGGATAAGACAGCTTAGTTGTACCATTTTGCACAAGCTGAGGATCTGGTCGTCTTCTCCTCTAGacaaatttaaacagaaaactgcaaGCTGGACAGCTATTGATCAAATGAGCTCTTCTAGCATATGGGAACATGATACTCTGGCATTGCACACATGACTGATGTTCTGAGCTTGCTCAGTAAGTTTACCATACAGTTACCCTGTGATAATGTAGGATGGAGTAATTACATAACAGCTACCATAAAGAACCAGATACAGAAGCAAGTGTCTAAATGATGGATTCTGAATTGACTTTATAGAGGACCACGACCTTGGAGCTATGATATAGTTCAGTGAAAACATCAGCTTAATATTcagcagtagaaaaaaaaccccaacaaaccctAAAAAAGCAAAACGTTAGGAATTATTAGAAAAACAATGGAGAGCAAAAGAGATTATTGTGCAATTATCTGTATCTCTGGTTCATTCAACTCTTGAACACCATGTGCTGCTCTGCACACCTTAACTCAAAAAAAACGTACTAAGGATGGAATATAAAATGAATACCCCGGAGAGATGCACAGGGATCACTGTCTCTTCTGGCACAAGAGCCAGGGCCATCAAATGAAGCCacgtgcaaaacaaagaaaaaaaagttgtttatgCACCAGGCAGTGAAATTCATTGCTAAACaagttcaagaaaagactggacaaggATCTGGAAGAGAAATCCATTGAGGTTATTAAGTAGGCAGAAACTACATCTGCTCAGGAGGTCATCTGAAGGCTTAGGGTGTAGGTGTAGTTTTGTATAGTGCTTCTTATTCTTCCTATGTGTCTTTTCTTGTCCTTGTACTACCACTGCTGGGGGCTGTGGTAGTATAAGGCTACAAGAAGGCTACATGGACCCTTGATCTGACCCAGTGTGGCCATTCCTATgttggctggttttttttttggagtacAGCAACAGTAGCATTGCTTGGGATTTAAAGTCTAGACATGTGAACTACTTGGTATTAATTACATACAATCATGATTGCTGGCGTGCGAGATGagaatctttttattttttaacagtaaaattaattttggctttttctgcTCCTTGACATGCTCAGGCTGATTGGGCTGAAATCTCATCTTAGTTTTGTTCATCGAGAAACGAGATGCAGAGAAAACTGATTGTTCAGCAGCTCCTGACAGCAGCGAGATGGGAGCACTGATCCCTACTAACAGTGCTGTCATTGTCACCTGAGTTTAATTTTCCTCTGGGCTCAGACATCTCTGGAAAAGATACAAGAACTCTACGAGAAAATACTCAAATTGTGCCATATTATCTCACACTAAGCACTTACCAAGCTGAAAATTACTATAGTATTGCAGTAACCATCAAATCATGAGAGTCATTAATTTGTCCCCCGGTCTGTTCTGTGTTTACTTTTGGCTTTTTACCCCACATGTCAATCTTTTAGGTTCTAGCATTTCAGAGCCTCACTGAGTGCACAGGACAAAGGATTTCCACTCAGTCAttttcacagttttatttttcatcttcacgGACTACTTCAGTGCACCACTAGATAGCACCAATATACTGTCTTTTCCCTGCCTTAAGcaatttcccttttctgtgcAATTGAGAAAACTGTACTGTACTTCAAGCTAACAAAAGGTCAGAAGACTTAAAGACTCTTTCTCACTTCACTCCATTAAAAAGAACTGCTCCAATTTTTctaacacacattttaaaattaaatgggagagtgcttgggttttttttctttttagtctaTTACAATGTGCCATTTAATATTGTGCAAAATTatcatttctgctcttttattCATTTCTACCTTCACACCTGCGGCATCTTTTGGCAAATCAGTTGCATCAGACCCACCTGTCAGCACTGAGAACAGTCAGGGTAAACACTGATACTCCAACTGAGGTTAACTGGATAAAAGACAGCAGCTTGCACCCAATTCTTCCGAAGAGCCAGGTATCCACAATATAACGTGTTGCATCTACAGGCACACAGGTTAACAAAAGTAGTAAGTCTCCAAATGCCAGGCTGGTGATGAAGATGTTTGGAACCGTCTGCATTGATTTAATCTTGAAAAAGACTTTGATGAGTATAGCATTTCCAAGGAGACCCACTGAAATGATCACAGCATATGTTACATAAATTGTGCACAGTATTTCTAATCCTGGAAAGGAGTCTTCAgtccatttttcatttgtggTTTCATTATCAACAATTGATCTCAGTTCTGTACCATCTGTAGATGCACACAAAGTCTGATTAGCTGAATGCAAGTATACTTGAGACATTTCTTTAACTGTTTCTTCTCCCCAGGCTGGACCTAAATTGatcaaaaaaatgtttaatatttagCTTGCAGCATATCAGCAAGGTCAATAGAAAGGTAGAGAGTTGTATCTGAAATTAAGATTCCCGTTGCACATTAACTACTTTCAGCCCCTTCTGGGTCTCAAAACATGCCTAGGAGAAATGCATACAGATCTTGTTCTGAACTGTGTGGGAGGTGGAGAATTTTTTTATTGGCTTTTCAGCTAGtggagctggagggaggaggaaaaaagagaagaggggtTTCTTTAAAGATATTAGCTGAAATTGTGTTTTGTTCTTGGAGGTATCTGGCACGTAAATATTGTATTGTAATTTCTTTAGCATTAGGGTTTGCACATTACCTAGCAAAtgtttgttaatatttttcaaaatgttctacgaaggaaataaaattaaaacctgaaATAGTTTTCTCAGTAGTACAGGTAAGCATAGAATATACTAATTTAACACAAAACTCTACAATACACTTTAATGGCAAATAAAATATCTCAGAATGTAGATAGTATTTGCTGAAAAAGCCATAGAGACAGCCTGTGCTTATCTATGCTCTGATTAGTCTTTCTATCACAGAAATGCAGTGACCTTCCAAAAGGCaatataaaatcaaaatttatGGCCATAATCCTGCTAACACTTATATTAAAGCTTAGGTTTGTCCCTTGAAACAGTCCCATTGCCATCAAAACTCAACTTATGTGGAAGTTTGAACAGGTTTATAGATAGTTGCAGTACAGAAGCCTGTTACCTTGCAATAATCCATGTATTTATTGGCTTTGCGTGGTACAACTGATGCTGCAAATcctctgggagaaaaataacttttcatgaTGCTATCACAATCAAACATGTGAGTACTATGGGTTTTCTTACCTTTAGTCAAATCAGTCAAATCAGTCAAATCTGAAACTGCTCTGTGATGAACCCCTGACTGACTTTAATGTAAACTAAGGTATGAGGAACATGACCTGTCGCATTAAATCTCCTAAAATGAAGAAACCCCAGATCTCATTTCTAAATAATGCAAGTGGAAAGAATGTCAAAGGACTGAGCTTTGTGCCTTGAAAATGAAGATCAGTAGCTGGagtgttttttcctccagattGTTTTTCAGCTCTGATGTTTGAGTGGAGAAGGTACCCTGCTCAAATCACAAAAGCAGTCTTATAGCCAACTCCCTTTATCTTTAGCTGCACACTCACAGACATGCAAAACCAAGTTTGTTTCATTTACTCAAAAAAACTCCTCTAAGTACTATGCATGAAAAGTCTAATTTCCCCTCTCCCAATCCCAATCCTTGCAAGCACAACAGTACCATAGGTATCAGATGGTGATAGCCGAGATGGTAGATGGTAGATCAGATGGAAGACCAATGCTGTGGCCAGGTGGAAGAAGGAGCCACTGATACATGGGTTAAAAATTCCAATTACATTTCTTGAAAGTGCTTTTAGAAGAGGAGTTCTTGTCACGATCAACCATAATATATCCTTGTATGCAGGCACAGTATGTAGGTTGCTCACAGATTTAGGTGCCTTTGAGGATGCCCGATTATGTTGTCCACCCACACTGGCGTAGTTCTGTGCGTTATATTTAATGGAGTTCGCCAACTGTAGCAGATTGTGACATCTTAATGTCAGATAGTTACATAAAATGTTTAGATTTCCTGTATAGGAGAAGTAGGGTATCACCAAACAGTGGGAACTAATTGCTCTCCACCAAGAGTTGAACACGCAAGAGTGGCACCTGAATGAAACGTCAGGTGTTTAGCTGAAACTGGAATTTAGCTGAAAGAAACTTGTTACTTGCCTTGAATTGCACTAGAGGTTGGTTGATGCACCAAAGTTCAGCTAGCAGCGTAGATCCCAGCCTCTTACAGTCCCAGAGCTTTCAGAGCCATCCAAGAGATTAGGGCTGACAATGTGAAATCTGAGGCTCGGTTTATTCTGTCACTTGATCATTTTGTACGGCAGGATAGAGGACCTGAACTGATACCCCTCTGTGTAAGAGATAATCCAGAGGACTGGACACTCTTGAGCTATGAGATACTCTCAACAGTTGGTTTGGGGGATGACTCAGGTATGAAGGAGAAGGTGACAGACCTCACAAACCATATTTAAACCTCTTGAGGGCACCAACATGAGCCACAGATGAAAGCAACCCCAGAAAGCAGCAAGGGCTTAAAATTCTGTTTACTCCTGGTACTTTATGTGCTGTTTATTCCAAACTGGACCTAAATTCATATATCTGAACCTGAATACTCAGATGCTTCACACTTTAGAAGCCCACATTACCTGGAAACACAGACACATTTTTCCCTGCTCTCTCTCTAACAGGGCACAGTACATATGTCTAACACAGCTCACAGCAGCATGAAATTctacttgtttttctctttctactgagagattgtattttttccagctttctgaCTCCTTGGGGGAATCTGGCAGAAGGAAGCTCCTTTGTTTCTCACAATTCTTCTTACAGTCGTTGTATTACTGCAGGTTTTAGCTAGTCAGTCAGCGTAAGACATTGTCTTAGTCGATCGAGgtgaaaaatactattttgaaaaagcacacaaaataaCATTCTCTAGACCCAACAAAAGCCTGAAGGATAGATACTAAACACCAAATATGCAATTTGTTTGTGATGGTagaatttcagtgtttctaTTCATcaattttgtctgcttttcattAGTGTCACAGGTAGAAAACAGGCAGGAGAAAACACACGGGGTTTTTAACACAGGTTCCGATAGCTTTCAGTTGTGCAAATCcagctgaaaaggaagagaatggCCTCATTATTGCAAACAGTAAACAACTCTTAAGGCGTTATTTTAGAGTTCTGTCTTCTGgtgcaaagagaaaagcaatttgGGTAATTCTGGCTATTGTTTCAAGTACCAGGCTTCATAGAAAATGAATATTCCTCTTGAACGCcatgctgcaaaaaaaatacgAGAAAAATACTCAAGAGTATATCatttagctgtatttttaatgcaaattttctattttaatgcAGTGTGACTGCTGACTTCAGTCATTTCCATGTGCTGCGTAGTGTCACCCactcagaaaaatctcttttggaACCATTTGCTCTGCACCAAGCCAGAAGatggagaaaacagacaaaatctTATCTCCCATCAAAGAAATTGATTTTCcaaaattgtaattattttgtgtagcatatttttgttatttcagtatACATTGGTCATGCTGCATTAATCGTTATTTATACAAATACGTCAAAATGCTTTGTAGCTGGAGTGCTAGgaacacaaaactgaaacacactGAACTACAGCTACATTAGCCAGCCTGTTTTTTTTAGGATTATTTTAACTCCCTTTCTCAGGTCATTATTTGTATCATTTCTGCATAGAACTACTTAGTTGTCTTAATTCTTCTTTTATGTCTCAAACTCATTTTCGACCCTTGCTTTGATTGCCTCTCCTAGCAATTTCGCCATCTGTTTATTGCTGGCTGATAtatctttctgtctctctacGGAGCGAACTGACGTTGATGTTCTTCGTGTGTTAACGACAGAGAGATACCGAACAGCTTGTCTATCCTAGTCCTGAATTTTGGTAGACTCTGTTGTGGCATCCTCTCCTATAAAAGGCTTTTCTCAGATTAAGATCTCTTCTGCAGATGAACGTGATTGCTATCCACTTGCCCAGACTGTTCAGCACAGAGTAGGACTCTACCATTGGGTCACCACAGGCTCATTCCTCTTACTCCTCCCTGGAGGTAGACAACTGATTTGAAGTCTAGCAATCTGCCCAGATCAACGTAAATCTTTCCCTTCCAGCACATCTCAGTAGCCTTCCTTTTAGGTCATCTTCTTTTGACGTAAAGACGATGGAAGGCTTTTTGCACCTCCATGAAGAAGTCCTAACTGTGAGTCCTTTAACAACTCTAGTTTATAGGCCAGACTCTGCAGTTATAACTAGAATTATGTtatctgaaatatcttttttcttcctagtgtTTTGTGGAAGAGGAGTCCCTGCTCCAGAAACAACATTCTCAGGGATGGGTGTGCATAACTGCCTTGTTTCTGACTTGCATCTGTGTTGCAGCTTTAGCATCTTCTCTTTAGATGGAAATTGCCGATAGCATGACAAATAATGGCAAGATGAGGGGACAAAGAGCATCCTAACTCACATCAGTAGTAAGAATGAAGCTTTTATCTGACAGCCATTTGGTGGGCTGTGTGACTTGTGTAACTGTTCCCAGTCCATTTTCTACTGTTCAGGCAGGCAAGTATTAAATGGGAAAGCCTAAATGCACACCCAGAGCGAGCATTGACGTCTCAGACAGCGGTCCATGTTTAGAGCAAATTAACAGCATATCCAGGGCTGTTTCCAGTtctgctctgtcctgctgcaAGAATGGGAACGAGTAATTTCTGTGTGCTACATTTTAGTTCCTCCCTACACAGAGAGAACATCACCTCCACATCTCACCTGGCATCTGTGTCGGAGCTACGAGTGTCAGGCAATGAGGAGGGAGGTTGCATAATGTGCTGGCCGCGCTGGATTTCTTCACATGGGAGCACAAGAGTTTGGTT encodes:
- the BRS3 gene encoding bombesin receptor subtype-3, giving the protein MSQVYLHSANQTLCASTDGTELRSIVDNETTNEKWTEDSFPGLEILCTIYVTYAVIISVGLLGNAILIKVFFKIKSMQTVPNIFITSLAFGDLLLLLTCVPVDATRYIVDTWLFGRIGCKLLSFIQLTSVGVSVFTLTVLSADRYRAIVKPLELQTSDALLKTCCKAGCVWIVSMILAIPEAVFSDLYSFSNPEKNVTFEACAPYPVSEKILQEAHSLVCFLVFYIVPLAVISVYYFLIARTLYKSTSNMPAEEHGHARKQIESRKRVAKTVLVLVALFAFCWLPNHILYLYRSFTYHASVDASTFHLIATIFSRALAFSNSCINPFALYWLSKSFRQHFKKQVSCCKAKFHTKPPSATHSNTPTRALSVTGSTHGSEISVTLLTDYSITKEEESV